ttttgtaaaaataaaCTTGAAACACATTTGTCTCTTAACCTCAAAGCAATTACCAAggcaatactgagagagagagcaatatgAGCAAAAGACAATGATCCATCAGCGATCGTTCATATTGTGGGTAATGCCTTTTCCTTTtccaaatgaattttaaaatacaCGCACTGCACAGACATTtgatgtttgtgtaattagaggCTTGTAGTGGAAGCAGGCCTAAGCACATCAGAGtccatttgatttttaaaatggatGCACTTATAACATTCCGCTCCTGAGATTACGAAAATTTTACACCATAAATATCAGCTGATAATTCCTTTAAGTTTATGGAAATGAGGTATTAATGCAGGCCATGTCATCGGCAGAAATATGGGATGTTTGAAATATCTCCACAAGTGAGGCTGACTGGATACTTCATCACAGAGGAAGGCATGAGTGGATAATGGTTGCTTCATGAGTGAAGCGATTTATCATATTGCCGCTGGCTACAATATCACTTTATTTATCACGCCTTTATCTTcagtttaaaaatgtatttttgcacATATTTATTTGATTTTAACAAGTCAAACTAAATTGTGCAACACATATTATAGTGCATTGGCACCAGGTCATTTCATGAAGCCTCACTAATGAAGGCAATTATCTATATCTGGCAGGGACATATCATCTAGGTCCATCAATCTAAATTTCTTATATCTGGGATATCTCTGATGCCTGTCGATGAGTTTAGCAGAGGCCCGACCAATGGGAATGAGTAAGAATGAATTTCAGCGGCCATTATCGTTCACACTTCCTATGGTGAGAATCTACCAGCTGCCAACAGATGTCAGGCAGGCAGGCACTTGATAAACTTGACATTATACATCCAAATATCACCAACAAATGACTGTTGGAGTTGGATTTATCAGCAGTCCAACCTACAAAGACCTGGGCCTGCAGAAGCTTGGGATTGGATTTATCAAAGTCGAGAGAGATAGGAacttaggaattgctagacgagaaaagaccaaggtccatctagttcaccttctaccatcctggtagtcgcatgatacaatgataatggagttgttgaactaatcctagcaatcaatctctatcaattaatctgTTCCATAgactgaccactcgctcactgaaatattgtttccataGATTGGTTTtaaatttacccccttcaagtgcaggccgtgtGGCTGGAAATGCTTAAGGATAGAGATTTAATTGGTTACTTCGATATTTTTGTTCTTCATGCCTTTGCACCACCCACACGCAGCCCAGGCTCATCCTGTGCCCGGGGCAGTGCCAGGGGAGATGTACTAGTGCCGTAAAATTACACAGtgctaaaatacagaaactgaaaGTCTACTTCTTAACTGTGTTTCAAGATTGTACTAAAAGGTCACCGCACCCTCTCGAACCCAGAGCAGCAGTAGAAAGGACAAGTTAGAACGTAGGACATAGTCACAGCTGGCTGACCCCAACTGAGCTTCCAGGCTGGTCCAGTGCACCAGCTCCAGTTCAAACCAATGGAGTTGCTCCAAGATGCACATTGGATGCCCCATAAACCATGACACTAGGGCAGCTTAGGAAGGGGTCTCTGTGAGGCTGAGAACGCAGGATGAAGTGGAAGATATGTCACAATTGCTAGGCGATATCATGGTAATGGTTTATTTTGATGACGTAGTATTTTGTACAGAAAGTAGTCTCTCTCGTCTTCTCTTCACCATTACTGGTAGGATGCTGTTTTAATCAAATCCTATAGGATGAGGTTTAGACTGACCTAGAAGAAGATTTAAAGCAATTTGTTTTTAAGTGTGCCTTGGTCTCTGAGTAGCTTTGAGTAGCTCATTCAGTGAGAATGTTTTGTACCCATTTACTGTAACAAGCAAACGATGCATTCAGTAGAATTTGCATAAGAACACAATGTCCATGTTCTTGCGATCTCAGAGAATCACCATCTTTATACTGCAGTAGATTTTAAAGTCTGCAAATTGGAGACAGTCAGTTACGAGGCTGCTCCTGCCCTCCTATAAGGGAATTGTACCCCCTTCCCCAAGCAGATGTTTCCCccaaacctccccctcccccccctcccccaccccaccactgatgttggcTGCTATATGGGGCTAGTTGAAAAATATAGCAtttaaaaagaagaaaaatgCTGAGTACACAGTCATTCGTTAACCTGGACTCCAAACTGATCTGGATGCACTTCAAACCTGGCTATGAGCTTGgtgttcagctgtggctcagtgagtagcgctTTTGtctctgcgtcagaaggttgtgggttcaagtcccactccagagacttgagtacaaaatctaggctgacattcctaatgcggtactgagggagtgctgcactgtcagaggtgccatcttccagatgagatgttaaaccaaggctctgtatgccctttcaggtggacgtaaaagatcccatgacactattcaaagaaaagcaggtacactgttcaatatttatccctcaaccaacatcacttaaacagattatctggtaatttatttcattgctgtttatgggaccttgctgtgtgcaaattagctgccatgtttcctacagtgactacacttcattggctgtaaggaactttgggacgttgtgaaaagtgttatatcaatgcaagttgttcttcttCTTTTGAAACATGAACCCCATCTGGAGTCCTGGTGAAGTTTGGAAGTTAGTATAACCTGGAAGAGCAGAGGTCAAAATGGACATTGGAATTGACAGAATTAGCATGGAAATCCAGAATCAGTTCACCACACTGAAAATGTGGACAAGAATGGCAGGGACCCAGCTAGTGATTTCAGTTCAGTTCTTAAATCAAATTCATTAATGATTAAGACATGAGATTTGGAGGTGCCCTTACCTAGCAGTGGTCTTCCAATGTAAGCAAAGAGCAGCCAAACCAAGTAAGGAACCAGTCGTGTGTTTGTGGAACTATATTTTTTTCATTATGTGGCGCACTGAAAGATAAAGAAGTCCTTTGACTCGTGACAGATTCATATTTATGCCAAAAATATGAAATATCTCTGAGCAAATAGTATAAAACTGTGGGAAGTGTTGAACCCTGTTTAATCTGATTTAGTAGAGTAATTTTAGCACCATAAGAAAACCTGGACGATACCAGTCATTGTTCAAATCAGAACCACCTCACAATTGATGCTTTAGTTAAAGCATGCACGTCTAGTGGAGCTGTGCTCAATGTTATGTCAGGCAACGCACGCTGGATTAGGTGGAAAAGAAAGATAAACAGAAAGAACGAGAACCACCAAatcagaagaaaaaaagaaacaaaaaaacacAGTGAAGGGAAAAGGCAAGAAATAAGGTTTAGTATAAAACTGCCCTCGGAGTACTGCCTGGTTCCTACATGTGGTATCTAATTCAACAACTATCATTTCAGAAATTGGTTATAATCAATTATTCTGACAGAGAGTGCTACTTCTCTAACAAACCGCTTTGAAGTGTCAATTTGTAAGTGATGAGCTGCAATATGTATTAAATATGTATTAAATTGCAAAGTGTAGCCGTTTGTAATTTGTGCTGTAGCCAAATGAACACTGAAACCTTTCGAATGCTTTGAAGCGGAAATATGTTGAGAATACCATGAGATTCCCAAAACTGAGATTCTGCGAGTTCTGAATGTTGATTATTATTAATTGGAACTGAGGGAACACACAGAACCAGAGGGAAGTCCTCCCTTCGCAGTACTAAGGTGATTAATACCGGCCGCTTAAGCGAGGTGAAAATAAAATTCCAGCTATTATGTGTTACCCCGCCTCCGCTCCAAATGATCTCCCTATCCTGAAGGTACTGATTCTTTTTCTTCTCTTCTGTGCCTGGTGGCATATGAGGAAACCCTTCTTTTCCACTGCTTTACATCCAGCAGATGTTCCCAGTTGTTCCCACAATGAACATAGGAATTCCTAGacggaaaaagaccaaggtccatctagttcgccttctaccatcctggtagtcacatgatacaatgacgatggagttgttgactcacagcaatcaatctctatcaattagtctacaacagacccagacatgaggcgaggaaaaccctccccagtggtggagagctttggggacCTTAGGTCCAAagacacctgttcctcccaagcatgttacacttaccacatgtcatgtctcaaattactcgtatactggatcccaaaaaaGTCCCTTTTTATGTGGACAGCTCGTCAGCCTGACTCACAGCTCCCGAAAGGGAGAATCGGCGAGATGCAATGGGAGATCAGAATGCCAGTCTCATCGGACCGAGTATTCCGCTGGAagccaacccagtattcagagtttCTTGCCTCTGCTCTCTGGGACgtactgtctcttactggggtacaattccgcAGCCACTGGCAATGCACCTGTACTTTGCCCAGTATTTCATTAGTGACCTGAGACAGATCAAGCCTGCGACTCTTCCAGATACCTTACAGGGGAGCCGGCCAAAGAACATGTCTAAATAAAATTGCTCTATTTTGGTTAGATGGGACCTTAACATTGGAAAGGCTGAAACATCTTTGCCAACCTTTCTTAGGCCCTGACGCTTATGTGTTTAAAACCTTTGTAATTGGATGCCAGGCTAGACCTGTGCCAGTGTGCACAAACAAAACCCTCAGCAGTTCGATCCAAACAATGGAGGAGCCTGTCAGCAGTAACAGTGTATTTATAAGGTTATGGCTATTAGTTATCAGTGTTTTCTTATACAGCGAAAAGCCTTTTCAAGTcttatttctacacacaaatttGTAGCTTTACTGTAATTTCCagtatctgattttttttttaggaaccAAAAGGTTCCAGTTGAGACCAGGGCAATCGGAGTTTTCCATGGGTTAGTAACTTTGTCAATTTCCTGGAAGACCCATtgataaaagggtagtcaaaggaagggtgtggccaaaaaggagatcttcttgtggaggcagagggcatggctgaggtactaaatgaatactttgcatctgtcttcactaaagaggaggaTGCCACCAATGTCACGGTAAATGAGAGAAATTGGatataataaaaacagataaagCGGAGGTACGCAAAAGGTTGGcaggtcacctggtccggatgggataagaaataggagcaggagtaggccatacaccccctcgagcctgctccgccattcaataagatcatggccgatcttctacctcaactccattttcctgccctgtccccatatcccttgattcccttagtgtccaaaaatctatctatctcagccttgaatatactcaacaactgagcacccacagtcctccgggatagagaattccaaagattcacaaccctctgagtgaagaaatttttcctcatcttgatcctaaatggccgaccccttatcttgagactatgatccctagttctagactctccagcctctcagcatcaaccctaaaTCCTCTAAGAaatttatgtgtttcaatgagatcccctctcattctactaaactccagagaatataggatcattttactcaatctttcctcataggacaaccctctcatcccaggaatcaatccagtgaactttcgttgcaaaccctctaaggcaagtatatccttccttaggtaaggagaccaaaactgcacacagtactccaggtgtggtctcaccagagccctatataattgcatcttaggttgctgagggaagtaagggtggaaattgcggaggctctagccacaatcttccaatcctccttagatatgggagtggtgccagaggactggagtattgCAAATATTactcccctgttcaaaaaaggggcgagagataaacccggcaactagaggccagtcagcctaatgtcggtggggaagcttttagagacgttaatccgggacagaattaattggcacttggaaaaatatgggttaataaataaaATTGGaatactctttcaaagagctggcacaggcatgatgggctgaatggcctccttctgctgcctaggcccaaaactctggaattcccttcctaaacctgtccacctctctacctctccacctttaagaagcttcttaaaacctacctctttgaccaagcttttggtcacctgtcccaatatctccttatgtggctcagtgtcaaattttgttgataatcactcctgtgaagcgtcttgggacgcttaactacgttaaaggtgctatataaatgcaagttgctgttgttgtatccttctatgaatctatgattccctCACACCTTAACGAGAGGGAATAACAGGCTGGTACTGTtgatggtgtgtggtgtgtgctgtGGACAGTTTATGCAGACTTCCAGTCTCCAGCTTTGTGCCAGCTCTCTGTTTTTGCAGTCTAGTGTTACAGACAGTAATAACATCCCACAGAAAAGAAACACACACTTTCAGTTTTGCAAATCCACTATAACTCCATTACTGAGACTCGGAGACCAGCGGCCAGCTTGTGGGACTTACAGCAGCCCTGAGCAACTTTATTTTTAACCAGAGTTTTATTAAATTTGCTCCTTAAAGCATATTAACGGGAGAAGGAAGCAAGGAGCAAATAGGCTGCTGTTTCCATTCTAAAAATATACTGGTTACTAAAGTGGAAATGGGTAAGTGGCTTGCCTGCAAAGGTTACAGTCACTAAATCAAAGACCACAGTGTCAGGAGTAGgaatgccaaccctccaggaatgctctggagtctccaggaattaaagactgatctccaggacactgctgcgaacaaacccaggagaaaaatcataggggcattaaaaaattgtgtttttaaaaaaaaagttctttgaacacttttgtttattcattctaaaaatattggacatgagaaaaaaaggctgttttgactgacagtcaagaatcatccaatcgggtaatgaagagtccagtcactttccgattggccgtgggaaggcggtgctccgcgaggatggacgtgtcgggcgaccaatggcgggagtgtggaggagggacggttggaggctggaggtcatgtgatgacacctccaggaatatgtccaaccagagcctGGTCAGGAGGGAGAAGTGATTTAAAGGTTCCAGTATTGATATACAGGAGGGATGCAGTTTGTTGTCGAGCTGTTGGAACTGGCGCACTTAGGTGGGCGTTGTAACTATATAGGGTGAAAAATAATAATAGTTATTTGTGATTGAGTCATAGAGCTTGGAGGTTGGAACAAGTGCTTGCTGTGTTCTAGGTATACAGAGGGCAGTAATTAGGCCTTCACCTCCGCAGTGGTTAGAGTTTGTAATAACAGCAAAGAGAGGCCAGCTTGGGCTGTTATTAAGGGCACTGTGGTACCTGAGAACAACAACTCAAAGTTACTTCTGGATAGAGACAGACAATCATTTGGAATAATTTATCAAGTGGGATTGCTGGGGTTCTCAGTCCATTTATTGCCCAGAACTTTCAAACGGAAATggatactgttgtaatgtaggaaacgcgacagccaatttgctcacagccaggtcccacaaaccacaatgtgataatgacccaggtaaactgtttttttttaactttccaaACCATAGCTTTATTTGTTGCGTAGGTACACAGACAGTTTATGCCGTGCTGGAGGAAGCCATTGCGGCACGTCTGGGCTTCGGGGTGGTCCCTTCACGGAATCCATTCCTGAATCTGCGATACACCACCTTCAGGTGCCTCATGCGACCTGTACCAGTTGTGTTTCTCCTCTTGGCCTTAGCACTCCAGTTATACTTCCTCTTTCTCTTGGCGGGGTAGGCACATTTACCGCAGGTCGACTTCTGCAGGTGAAACGCTTTAGCCCCACATCGCCGACAGAGAGTGTGGGTCTTGTTCCGCCTCTTACCGAATGACGATGTTCCCTTCGTCATTTTCACTGCGCGCatgaatactggccaggacaccggagagaactcccctgctcgtcttcgaattagtgccatgggatcttttacatccacctgagagtgcagatgaGGCCTTAGTTTAGTgtctcagccgaaagacggcacccccgacagtgcagcactccctcagtactgcactggagtgtcagcctggattttgtgctcaaatctctggagtgggacttgaacccacgaccttatgACACAGAAgcacgagtgctaccactgattgggttagatgaagtagggagggagaaggctcgcgtggagcataaacgccaccatagaccagttgggctgaatggcctgtttctgtgctgtagtttcgatgtaactcgatgtggtAAGCCAGTCAGTTCAATACTCTTGTGAGAAcaataaatatggccttgccagcgtcacccacatcatgtgaataaagaaataaattgCCTTTCAGCATGCACAGGGTTAAGGTAATCTatctagcaaaagaaccagaggggagataaggggaatattttttacgcagcaagttgttatgatcgggaacgcactgcctgaaagggcggttgaagcagattcaacagtaactttcaaacgggaattggataaatacttgaaaaggaaaaatttacagggctgtggggaaagagtgggggagtgggattaattggatagctctgccgaagagccggcacaggcatgatgggttgaatggcctccttctgtgctgtctgattctatgattccactcgGACTTGTGTTTCATGTCTTGCTGTATCGGCAATATCAGGTTTATTGGTGAGATTCTCTGATGCATAGTATCTGTACCAATCTATCCAGCAAATTCACAGTGTGCTGCAGGAAGGGATCCTGCACTACACAAGGTCACACAATGTGACCACTCACTCGTCTTCAACTCCCTAATGATCATTGAAGGCAAAACTTAATTCGGTCCTTGCTTTATTAGTAATTAGCCCAGCATTAAAACCAAAGCTTTATCCTCttcaaaaaaaagattttaaaaatgaacaaataTTTCATTCAGAGTCCAGTGCCCATAATGTGTCATCACGCTGCCTCAGATTAATACCTCTGCTTGAAAAGTCGTGGACTTAGAAATTAATCCTTTTGCGATCTGCAGTGAgactcagcaaaattaaagcgatACATATATATCTTTTTTTCAGTTTGCTTTTAGAGTAAAGTGCATATTCGAGTTATTTCTGTGTTTTttgtctggaaaagagaaggctgaggggtgacctattagaggtctttaaagttatgaaggggttcgatagggtagatgtagagaagatgttcccacttgtgggggagtccaaaactagggaccataaatataagatcgtcactaataaatccaataaggaactcaagagaaacttcttcacccagagagaggtgagaatgtggaactcactatcacatggagtagttgaggcgaataacatagatgcaattaaggggaagctcgataaacacatgagggagaaaggaatagaaggatatgctgatagggtgagatgaagaggggtgggaggaggcataaacaccagcatggacctgttgggccgaatggcctgtttttgtgctgtaattctatgcaattctcctAATTGGACTTCTTCATAGACCCAAtgtgggtgattttaaaccccaagaacgggtgggttgggggcgggtgggagttaaaaataattgtttttttttgggtcgcgactgaaAAATgttcggactttgcgttcccagtgggaagcctgggcTTTttcgcgccgacgttaaacccggaaataaagccgggttgcggtctcgacccaaaaaaacaactattttcaactcccgccgcccccaacccacccgttctctgggtttaaaatcacccccctataTTAGAGTGAATTGCTGTGTATTTGGAAAAGCTATGAACTCATTCAGTACTCAGAGGGATGAGCCTCAGCTACAAGACAATAAAAACCACACAAGGACCACTTGGTGGGTACGATATAAGTACTGTACTGCATTACTCTCTAACTGACAAGCTTCTGTAGCAGCCAGATTAATCTTTGGATCTTGAAATTGTACACCAAGTACAGATCACTGAGAACAATTCAAATTGTGTGGGGTACAGAAAAGCTGAATAATCTTGACAACACATAAAGGGTCACTGACGCATAATAATAAAACCGCTTTCTCGCTGATTGAAGTAACAAGGAGTGCTTTACATACATAGCACCTTAAATACTGGGCAGGATTCCACTGAATCATGAACAGAGATCAGTTACTGCAGGCAGGCAGCTGAAAATAGTAAGCTACTTTTTAATAAAACCTCATTTCGAATCCAGTCAAAATCCGGCAAGAGATTATTACCATATTTTCAGTGTTGTGAAATTGCTTAACATCAACTCTGCAGCATGGCGGACTACATTGGAACTGACTAGCCACGTCACACGGTGAAACCACATGGGAGGAGGCACACTGATGGCTGGACGTGGAACAGAAATAAAACACTTTGttagagaaataaaaaaaaaacaacaggtcACTGTGTGTCAGCCAGCCAGCAAGGTGAATGAAAATGGAAAGGATGGTGATTTATCGTGAATCAGCTCATGCTCAtgcaagtggcagatggagtataatgtgtgaggttattcactttggtaggaagaatagaaaaacagaatattttttaaatggtgggaaaatattaaatgttggtgttcagagagatttgggtgtccttgtacaagaaacacagaaagttaacatgcaggtacagcaagcaattaggaaggcaaatggcatgttggcctttattgcaaggatgtggagatgccggtgatggactggggtggacaaatgtaaggagtcgcacaacaccaggttatagtccaacagctttatttgaaatcacaagctttcggagctttgctccttcatctcacctgacgaaggagcaaagctccgaaagcttgtgatttcaaataaagctgttggactataacctggtgttgtgcgactccttacatttattgcaagggggttggagtacaagagtaaggaagtcttgctgcaattgtacagggctttggtgagacctcacctggagtactgtgtacagttttggtctccttatctaaggaagaatatacgtGCCTTGGAGACAGTGCAACTAAAGTacagtagattgattcctgggatgagagggttgtcctataaggagagattgagtagaatgggcctatactctctggagtttagaagaatgagaggtgatctcattgaaacatataagattctgagagggcttgacagcgtagatgctgagaggttgttttccatggctggagagtctagaactagggggcacagtttcaggataaggggtcggccatttaggattgagatgagaaggaatttcttcactcagagggttgtgaatctttggaatcctctacctcagagggctgtggatgctcagtcgttgagtatattcaaggctgagatcgatagatttttggacactaagggaatcaagggatgtggggatcgggcggaaagtggagttgaggtagaagatcggccatgatcttattgaatggtggagcaaactcgagaggccgtatggcctactcctgctcctatttcttatgttcttatgcacagCTCTCTACCTTGCAGCAAATTAACCTGGCAACAAGTTTATGCAAATCTGGTCAGGCGGTTGGATATACATATCTAATACATTCAATCGTGTAGCCAGAACATAGGAATGTTCGATTTGCGTTATTATCACATCAAACGGAACAGAAGACAAGCTGGTTTGTGTTCATACCAGCAAGGTatttcttaggaacataggaattgctagacataaaaagaccaaggtccatctagttcgctttGTACCATTCTGATAGACGCTTGATACAACGATAATAGAGGTGTTGACTAACCATAGCAATCaacctctatcaattagtctacaacaagcCCAGACATGATGCGAAGAAAAACCCAGTGGTGGAaagttttgggaaccataggcccaaagtcacatccttgttttcaaatccctccttggcttcAACCATCCCtacttctgtaacctcctccagccctaaacccttcgagatctctgcgctcctccaattctggcctcttgcgcatccctgattttcatcgctccaccattggcagccgtgccatcagctgcgcaggccctaagctctggaattccctccctaaacctctccgcctcactacctctctctcctcctttaagatgctccttaaaacctacctctttgaccgagcttttggtcacctgtcctaatatctccttatgcggcttggtgtcaaattttgtttggtaactctcctgtgaagcgtcttgagaTGTTTGTTGTGTTGACCATGTTGTCAGGCTACTCAGCCTTGATGTTCATGCTCACTTCCAATGGCAGTGTCCTGGCTGAAGTCAGCTAGCTCGGCACAGGCAGGTGATTGGATTTGGGGACCTTTTCGGTACTCAACTGCTCAGCTACTCAACTGGATATATGGTTGAGCCACTCTGGAAGGGGATGGCTTTTTCCTGCAATAGTACAACGGCAAGTTTGTACCAGGTTAGTTACTTTTACCCATTTTacccggtgtgaggacaacacagtgtgctgagagttcggtacgtgtgggagtttggtgaagtgggggaaggaggtgctgctttgccttgcttttcctgcagagcggtagtggacctgagagcggtgagcggcgggagagagcgagaccagagcggggataaaaacagcgcggagagagcgagagttcagtcgg
Above is a window of Heptranchias perlo isolate sHepPer1 chromosome 22, sHepPer1.hap1, whole genome shotgun sequence DNA encoding:
- the LOC137340953 gene encoding large ribosomal subunit protein eL37, whose protein sequence is MTKGTSSFGKRRNKTHTLCRRCGAKAFHLQKSTCGKCAYPAKRKRKYNWSAKAKRRNTTGTGRMRHLKVVYRRFRNGFREGTTPKPRRAAMASSSTA